From the Euphorbia lathyris chromosome 6, ddEupLath1.1, whole genome shotgun sequence genome, one window contains:
- the LOC136232172 gene encoding uncharacterized protein isoform X1, with the protein MNSTFEQVIDGNNIMLNDLQNNNDVLDMGDPDFACSFCGALMWYQERIHKDRNSATPLFSLCCGAGKVKIPFLKDPPATLKNLLFRVDSRSNNFLENIRSYNMMFSFTSMGGKIDTSVNNGNGPYVFRLHGQNCHMIGSLMPESGSNLKFAQLYIYDSENEVSNRAGAIREHGALNSSTACK; encoded by the exons ATGAActcaacatttgaacaagttatTGATGGTAACAATATAATGCTCAATGATCTACAAAATAATAATG ATGTTTTGGATATGGGCGATCCAGATTTTGCATGTTCATTTTGTGGTGCACTAATGTGGTATCAAGAACGAATTCACAAGGATCGAAATAGTGCTACGCCTTTATTTTCACTTTGTTGTGGTGCTGGTAAAGTCAAAATTCCATTTCTGAAAGATCCACCTGCTACGTTAAAAAATCTACTATTTCGGGTTGATAGTAGAAGTAATAATTTCTTAGAGAATATTCGGAGTTATAATATGATGTTCTCATTTACCTCAATGGGTGGTAAGATCGATACATCTGTGAATAATGGAAATGGTCCTTACGTATTTAGACTTCATGGCCAAAATTGTCATATGATTGGAAGTCTCATGCCAGAATCTGGATCAAATCTGAAGTTTGCACAACTGTATATTTATGATTCAGAAAATGAGGTTTCAAACAGAGCCGGCGCTATAAG agaacatggagcattgaattcttcgacggcgtgcaagtga
- the LOC136232172 gene encoding uncharacterized protein isoform X2, which yields MNSTFEQVIDGNNIMLNDLQNNNDVLDMGDPDFACSFCGALMWYQERIHKDRNSATPLFSLCCGAGKVKIPFLKDPPATLKNLLFRVDSRSNNFLENIRSYNMMFSFTSMGGKIDTSVNNGNGPYVFRLHGQNCHMIGSLMPESGSNLKFAQLYIYDSENEVSNRAGAIRC from the exons ATGAActcaacatttgaacaagttatTGATGGTAACAATATAATGCTCAATGATCTACAAAATAATAATG ATGTTTTGGATATGGGCGATCCAGATTTTGCATGTTCATTTTGTGGTGCACTAATGTGGTATCAAGAACGAATTCACAAGGATCGAAATAGTGCTACGCCTTTATTTTCACTTTGTTGTGGTGCTGGTAAAGTCAAAATTCCATTTCTGAAAGATCCACCTGCTACGTTAAAAAATCTACTATTTCGGGTTGATAGTAGAAGTAATAATTTCTTAGAGAATATTCGGAGTTATAATATGATGTTCTCATTTACCTCAATGGGTGGTAAGATCGATACATCTGTGAATAATGGAAATGGTCCTTACGTATTTAGACTTCATGGCCAAAATTGTCATATGATTGGAAGTCTCATGCCAGAATCTGGATCAAATCTGAAGTTTGCACAACTGTATATTTATGATTCAGAAAATGAGGTTTCAAACAGAGCCGGCGCTATAAG atgttga